AGTTGTGCCGGCAACTCGACATCATCGAGATCCAAGCGCTCATCACTCAAGGCTTCGAGGGCGGTCTGCTGACTGACCGCGAGCGAAGCCGTGGCATCATCCTAGTGAAGAAAGGGGTGTCGCCGCAGCGTCGCAGGTTCACGATGGGACATGAACTGGGGCATTTTCTGATGCCATCGCACATGCCGGACGAGGAAGGCCGTTTCCTTTGCTCGCAGGCCGACATGACGCTGCTCAAGCCGAAGGAGGGCGACCGTCGTGCGAAGATGGAGGTCGAGGCAAATCGGTTTTCGTCGCTGATCCTGATGCCGCCGCCAGCATTGCGGACCGAGATCGGGAAGAAGTCGGCGCCGAGCATAGAGCATATGCTTTCGCTGGCGACGAAGTTCGACGTCAGCAAGGACGCCATGGCCCGGGCCTACGCGGAATATCATTCGGAAACGATTGCCTTCGTGGTGGTCCGCGACGGCAAGGTGGGCGCGACATACCGCAACAAGACGAGATTTCCATTCATTACGGCTCTACGCGGCAAGGCCGTGCCCGAGAGGTCGTTGTTCTATCGCAAGTGCCTGCAAGTCGGCGTGCCGAGCGACGTTGATACGCGATTGCCCGAAAACTGGATTGACGTCGAGCGCGGCCGACAGGCCCCGACGATGAGCGAGCAGGTCTATCTGCAGTCCAACGGCTTTGCCCTCATTATGTTGTGGTACGAACCCGCGGACGATCCGGACCACGATGAAGACGGTGAGCGCAC
The window above is part of the Bradyrhizobium sp. PSBB068 genome. Proteins encoded here:
- a CDS encoding ImmA/IrrE family metallo-endopeptidase; its protein translation is MQISRMDLADKGSPEGIVMAILKAEPNLPIPVPIEELCRQLDIIEIQALITQGFEGGLLTDRERSRGIILVKKGVSPQRRRFTMGHELGHFLMPSHMPDEEGRFLCSQADMTLLKPKEGDRRAKMEVEANRFSSLILMPPPALRTEIGKKSAPSIEHMLSLATKFDVSKDAMARAYAEYHSETIAFVVVRDGKVGATYRNKTRFPFITALRGKAVPERSLFYRKCLQVGVPSDVDTRLPENWIDVERGRQAPTMSEQVYLQSNGFALIMLWYEPADDPDHDEDGERTAKERLKHRQSRYT